Genomic window (Spiroplasma sabaudiense Ar-1343):
AATAACTGTATGGCTTTGTAGAAATTCGCTCGTTTTCTTCGCTTTGAGGTCCAACAATTTCAAATAAATTTTGATCTATTGCTGAAATATCAAATATATCGTTATCTAATTGCGAGTCTTTCATTTTCGTACCTCCTTTTTTAACTATTTAGTTAATTTTACTCTTGGATCTAATGTTGCCATTAAAATATCCGCTATTAGGGTTGTTACAATTCCTACTGCCGCTGAAAAAACGATGTATCCCATAACCACAAAGGAATCTTTGGAAGCAACCCCAGAAACAATAAATTTACTCATCCCTGGAATTGATCAGTTTTGTTCTGTAAAGATACTTGAACCAAATATTGTTCCTACAAAAGCTGCTGGCATTGTTCTGAAAATTCTTATTCCAGCATTTCTAAAGATATGAATGTTGAAGACATAAGTTTTTGTCATCCCTTTTGAGAGTGCAAATTTTGTATAATCTGCTGTCATCTCATCAATTACATAACGTCTTGTTGAAATGATGATTGGTGGCATAATCATTAAGACAATTGCAAATGTTGGCCAAAATTTTGTGTCAAAAGTTCCTGAGCTAAACAAACCATGAGCCCCAAAAACATTAATTGATATTAAATAAATTCCAACGACAAAAACCACGGGTGGAATTGCTGTGAAAACAATACTTGTAGTATTAACAGATTTATCAATGGCTCTCTCTTTATTTTTGGCTGACATTATTCCTAAAGGCACACCCAATCCATAAGAGATTGTCATTGCAACCACTCCAAAGGCAAATGAATACGGAATTGCTTCGGCAAAAACACTTGTTACAGTTTTTCCTGGTTCAGAAACCCC
Coding sequences:
- the oppB gene encoding oligopeptide ABC transporter permease OppB is translated as MEEKKKIEFDLQSEDFSLDDQVQDTRSSRWTKFKFTIAAANHNTNEFWAKFPLIGYSLRRIFFAIITLLLAVSAVFILLRLQTPDEVYLGNIDYNKLGISYGDPEYYRLLAMRKAMFKVDGPILRQLFHYIINIIPFIPKTIIINGYADVTSTGEIVLLGDKVIKWFYLGEVFSTGVSEPGKTVTSVFAEAIPYSFAFGVVAMTISYGLGVPLGIMSAKNKERAIDKSVNTTSIVFTAIPPVVFVVGIYLISINVFGAHGLFSSGTFDTKFWPTFAIVLMIMPPIIISTRRYVIDEMTADYTKFALSKGMTKTYVFNIHIFRNAGIRIFRTMPAAFVGTIFGSSIFTEQNWSIPGMSKFIVSGVASKDSFVVMGYIVFSAAVGIVTTLIADILMATLDPRVKLTK